One Archangium violaceum genomic window, ACTGGTACCAGTTCGACATCAGTGGTGCCTATGTGCTGCAGAACGAGCAGTTGAACGTGCTGGTGGGTCCGCGCTTCCGCACCTACGGCTTCCCGCTGAGCTTCAACGCGGGCCTGAAGGCCGGCGCCTTCGTCATCCCCGACGAGGGCTTCCGCTTCGGCATCTCGCCCCAGGTGGGCGTGGACATGCTGCTGGCCAGCGAGCGGGTGGTGCTCGGCCTGGGCTACGCCCTGGACATCCCCTTCGCGGACCACGGCATCACCAACCGCGTGTTCATGAACGTCGGCTACAGGTTCTAACGCCATGCTCGTCCACGCTCTCGTTGCCGCCCTGTCGCTCGCCACCGGTCAGGTCCGTGCGGAGTCGCCCCGGACCTCCACCGCCAGCGGCCAGCCCGTGCTGCCCTTCCCGGGCCAGACGCAGACCTACAACATCATCCAGTGGGATCCGAACCAGCTGCCGCGCATCTACGAGCGCACGGATCAGCTGCCGCTCACCGACGAGGAGGTGGCGAAGCTGGCCCAGGCGGGCTTCGACGAGGCGCAGCTCGTGAAGATGATCGAGCAGCGCCGCTGCGCCTGCGACGCGAGCGCGGATGGGCTCATCCGTCTCAAGCAGGCGGGAGTGCCCAAGGGCGTGCTGGACGCGGTGTCCACCCACGCGCTCAAGCCCAACCGGGGGTTGGATCTGCTGGTGACGCTGGACTTCACCGGAGAGAGCCGCACGGCGCGCGAGGCCTTCCTCTACTTCTTCGTGGAGGACGGGGAGCTGACGCGCGTGTTCTCCGCCAACCTGCCGGAGCTGCTCTCGCGCCAGAACGAGCACGAGACGATGGTGGACCGCAGCGACATCCTCCGGGCCCGCACGGTGCGCCGCATCCAGCTGGCCGGGCAGGTGCCGCTCAAGACATACGGTACGCATCGGGTGATGGTGGCGGCCAGCGCCAACCCGACGCTCACCCATCCCTCCCAGCTCACCGAGACCGAGCGGGCCAAGGCCCAGCTCTACACCTTCGAGTACCCGCGTGCGTCCCTGCAGAGCCTGTGCAGGCTGACGGCCGGGTACCGGCGTGACGCGGTGCTCGCCTACAAGTGGAACTTCCAGGGCAGCCGCTTCGAATGCGAATGGAACTAGGAGTGCACTCCATCATGAAGACCCGTCTCATCGTCACCGTTTCCCTCGCCGGGCTCCTCGCCGCCTGCGGAGGGCCGCGCGCCTTCACCCGCGGCACCTACGAGGACCCGAACACCATCGAGATGCTGTCGGATCAGTTCAACGAGAACGATCTGCAGCTCATCGCCAAGAAGATGGTGAACTCGCTGGCTGGCGCGCCGCGCTTCTCCCAGCCCTCGCAGCAGCTGCCGGTGGTGCTGGTGGGCCGACTCAAGAACAAGACGTCCGAGCACATCGACATGGCCTCGCTGGGCGACAAGATCCAGACGGGCCTGGCCCAGACGGGCCGGTTCGCCCTGCTGGACAAGGCGGCGCGCGAGGACCTCGCCGAGGAGTACGAGTACCAGCAGTCGGGCTACGTGCGCCCGGACGCGGCCAAGGCCCCGGGCGAGCAGGCCAGCGCGGACTACCTGCTCACGGGGGAGATCTCCTCCATCATCCAGCAGGTCGGCAACGACAAGCTCGTCTATTACAAGATGACCGCGAAGCTGAACAACGTGCGCACGGGCCTCGTGGAGTGGACGGACGAGAAGGAAATCCGCAAGAAGTTCGAGAAGAAGCCCGTCTCCTGGTAGCGCGACCATGAGCCTCTTCCGCTGTCACCGCGCGAGCCCGTGGGCGGTGCTCGCGCTCGCGGGCTTGATGCTGCTGTCCGGCTGCGCGGGGGACTACATCGCGCGCACGCGGGGCCTGCGCACCGCGTACGAGTCGGAGTCGTACGAGCTCGCGCTGGCCGAGCTGGAGTCGGTGGCGAAGCATGACTCCGGCAAGGACACGCTGCTGGTGCTGCTGGACCGCGGCATGGTGCTGCACGCGGCGGGACGGTGGCGGGACAGCATCCAGGTGCTGGCGGAGGCGGACCGGTTGTCGGCGGAACTGGACGTCGTCTCCGTGAGCGAGGAGGCCGGGGCGCTCGTCACCAACGAGCGGCAGCGCGCCTACCGGGGCGAGGACTTCGAGAAGCTGATGATCTCCGTGCTCCAGGCGCTCAACTACGCGCAGCTGGGCCAGGACGAGGAAGCGCTCGTCGAGGTCCGCCGCGTGAACGAGCGTCTGGCGAAGATGATCTCCGACGAGAAGAAGCCCTACGAGCAGCTCGCCATCGCGCGCTACATCGGCGGCGTGCTCTACGAGGACCAGCGGGAGTGGGACTCGGCGTACATCGACTACGCGAAGGCGCTCGAGCTGGAGCCGCGACTGGGCGGGCTGGCGGAGCCGCTGCTGCGGCTGGCGAAGAAGACGGGGCGGCTGGACGAATACGAGCAGCTGCGTCAGCGCTTCCCGGACGTGGAGCACGCGCCACTGGGGCCGGACGAGGGCCAGGTCATCGTGGTGGTGGAAGCGGGGTTGTCGCCGGAGAAGGAGCCCGCGGACCGGCGGATGGACACGCAAGACATCATCCAGGTGCCGGTGTACCGGGACCGGGGGAACCCTTCGCAGGCCAAGGTGTGGGTGGAGGATGGCGCGAAGCAGCGAACGGTGACGGTGACGTCACTGGCGGACGTGGCGAAGGTGCACCTGAACGAGCGCATTGGCCGGATGCTGGCGAAACAGGTGGCCGGGGTGGCGTTGAAGGCGGGGCTCGCGGCGGGGGCGGGGGCGCTGACGAAGAGCAAGGAGCTGGGGGCGCTGACCTTCGTGGTCCTGAACGCGATGAACCAGCCGGACCTGCGCTCCTGGCTGTCACTGCCGGCGGAGTTCCAACTGGCCCGCTTCCGGCTGCCGGCGGGCCACCACACGGTGCACGTGGACGCCGCGGGATTGCGTACCGCCCGGGAGGTGGAGGTGAAACCGGGCCGGGTGCACGTCGTCGTGGTGCGCAGCTACTACTGAGCGCCCCCTCCCTCGCCCTCCGGGAGAGGGCCGGGGTGAGGGTAACGCGCCCCCCGGGTTGCACCCCGAGCGATCTGTGCTAGGTGTCGGGCCCCCCCGTCGGGTCCCCCATGCCTTTCGCTGTAGCCCTCTCCTCCTACTCCTTGGTCATCCTGCTAGGCGCCGTCGTGGGGGCGCTGGTGGTGGTGCTCACCCGCACACCGACGAAGCTGGTGACGTTCCTGGCGTTCGCGGCGGGGGTGATGTTCGGGGCGGCCTTCTTCCACATGCTGCCCGAGGCGTACCACGGGGGCGGATTCTGGGCGTTCGCGCTGGTGCCGGCGGGGTTCGTGTTCCTGATGGTGCTGGAGCGGTACGTGTTGACGCACGCGTGCGAGGAGCCGCCGGAGTGCGAGGAGCACGTGCATGGCCACACGCTGGGGCTGACGGCGTTCCTGGGGCTGTCGGCGCACACGCTGTTCGACGGAATCGCGCTGGGCTCGGCGGTGAAGGAGGGCGTGGGGCTGATGGCGTTGATGGCGATCACCTCGCACAAGGTGCCCTCGTCGCTGTCGCTGGCCTCCATCCTGAAGGCGGAGGGGAAGAGCTCGAGGCGCATCCTGCTCTTCTCGGTGCTGTACGGGCTGATGGTGCCGGTGGGGGCGGTGCTGTACTTCGCCTTCGACGCGGTGCTGCGCTTCGAGGCGCTGGCTCCGAGGGCGCTGGCCTTCTCGGCGGGCACCTTCCTCTACGTGGCGGTGTCGGACCTGCTGCCGCACGTGAACCGGCACGGCAAGGACAACCGGGGGCGCAACCTGGTGGCGCTGGCGGCGGGCCTGCTGCTGATGCTGGCGCTCGCGCAGATGACGGAGCTGCCGGGTCACCACTGAGGACGGCCGCATTGTAAGCAACCGACCAGAGCAGTGCCGGGACGGTTGAGCCCCTGTCGGATGCAGGGGACGCTCCGAAGACCCATCCTGTGGGGTGGTGTGTCGAGCGATCCGGAGGAGGACATGCTCACCGTCGAGGAACTGATGACCCGGGAGCTGGTCACCCTGAACGAGGACGATGACATCGTCCGGGGGGACGATCTGCTGGCCCAACATGACATCCGTCACCTGCCGGTGGTGAAGGATGGAAAGCTCGTGGGGCTGGTGAGTCACCGGGACCTGATTCGGGCCCTGGCCCGTCAGGACAGGGCGCCAGGAGCGCCACCGATGCAGGTGCGGGACGTCATGACGCGCTCACCGGAGACGTTGAAGCCGAAGAGCTCGGTGCAGGAGGCCATCCACAAGATGCTCGACCGCAAGTTCGGGTGTGTTCCGGTGGTGGAGGACGGGGGCCGGCTGGTGGGAATCCTCACGGAGACGGACCTCATCCGCCTCGCGGGCCGCCTTCTGAAACAGGAAGACCGGCACTGACCGCGGAAGTCACCAGGAGGGTGACGAGCGCACTTGCTTTTCATGGCGCGGCGCCGAGGATGCATGCCGCCACGAGCGCGGCACTTCATCCATGGAACGACTCTCCGACTGGTACGACCATCCCGAGTATTACGAGGCCATCTTCGGCACGGACACCGAGCGGGAGATGGACTTCCTGCTGGAGGTGAGCCGCCGTTACGGCACGGGGGGCAAGAGGTTGCTCGAGCCCGCGTGTGGGGCGGGCCGGCTCGTCGCCGAGGCCGCGCGCCGGGGCTACCAGGTGGTGGGCTACGACATCTCCGAGAAGATGCTGGCCCACGCCCGCCGACGCCTCACTCCGGCCATGCGCCGGAGGGTTCGCCTCCATCAGGCCCGCATGGAGGAGTTCTACCAGCCGGAGCTGGAGGGGAAGGTGGACCTGGCCTTCAACCTGGTGTCCACGTTCCGCTACCTGGACAGCGAGAAGGCGGCGCTCGCGCACCTGGAGGGGACGCGGCGGCTGCTGAATCCCGAGGGCGTGTACGTGCTCGGCTTCCACCTGACGGACTATGAGCGGGACAAGGCGGAGCACGAGCGGTGGGTGGAGCGGCTCGGGAAGGACACGGTGGTGTGCAACACCCACGAGGGGTTGCCGGATCCCCGCCTGAGACGCTCGGCCATGCGGAACCGGCTGCGGATAACAGGGCCGGGGAAGGACCTGCTCATCGAGACGCACTGGTACTTCCGCACATACGATCTGCCGCAGATCCGGCGGCTGTTCCGCCGTGCGGGACTCCAGGTGTTGGCGGTCTACGACTTCGACTACCAGGTGGATGCGCCACGGAAGCGGAGAGAAATCAGGCTCGACAGCATCTTCGTGCTGCAACCCGTGAAGACCAAGACTCCCTCTCCCTCCGGGAGAGGGTCGGGGTGAGGGTATCTACCTGCTCTGTGCGCCGAGCGGCTGTCGTTCAGCGTCCCGCAGACCCACGAGCACGCTGGAGCCATCATCGGCCACGCGCAGCTCGCCATACTTCGCGTCGGCGTACTGGTCCGCGTGGCCCTCCTGGAAGAAGAAGGACTCCGCACCCAGGCGCACGCGACCCTTGCGTACCCTGTAGCGCAGCAGCAGCTCGCCTGGGGCGAGCGGGGTGCCGGGCGCATCACGGCGGACGAAGCGCCCCACGCCGTTCTCGTCGAGGCGGAGCACGAGGCGCCCGTCCTCCGTGTTCGGGTCCGAGTCCGCGAACGGGTCGGGATCGCGGACCTCGCGGCTGATGGCGTAGTCGAGCACCATGTAATCGCCCTGCATGAGCGAACGCGGATCCACGGGTGCGAGCTCCAGCAGCACGGGCGTGCCGTGGGCGAGGACGAGCTCCTTGCGTACGACCAGCACCACCAGGACGAGCACGATCAGGGCGAGTCCGCCAAATATGACGCGGGCGCGCATCAGCGCACCTCCTCGGTAGCGGGGAAGCGGCGCAGGATGAAGAGACGCAGGCCGAGCAGCACCAGGCCGCCGCCGAGCAGCGCGAGCGACTTGGCCAACAGCGTGAGCTGGAGGTCGTAGTAGTAGCCCACGCCGAAGCCGAGCACGAAGAGCACGGCCATGCCGAGCATCACCACGCTGCGCCGATGGAAACCGAGCAGGAGCACGCCGGTGGCGGCGATGACTCCGGGGGTCTGGAGCGTGAGGAGCGCCAGAAGCCCGAGCGAGGCGAAGGCCGTCACGCCCGCGATTCCACCGGGCTCGGAGCCCGTCTCCTCCAGCACGCGCCAGGCCGAGTACAGCGTCACCACTGCGAGTCCCAGGGTCAGCACGCCGGGTGGCAGTTCCACCGCGCCGTGGCGGAAGAGTTCGCGGTAGATGTCATGGAACCAGCTGCGCATCACCAATGACGACAGGAGCGTGGTGACGAGCCCGAAGGCCGCGGGCGTCACCATCGCACCCCAGGGCCCACTCTGGAGCCGTCCCTGTTGGAGCAGGAGGTGGTGCGCGAGAAGGGTGAGGCCCACGAGCGCCACGTCCACCAGCACGCCGGGCGCGGTGAGGCGCAGCAGGAGCATCAACGCGAAGCTGGCGAACAGCGCGGACAGGAAACGCTGGATGGCATCCGGGTAGACGAAGAGAAGTACCCCCTGGATAGCGATGGTGGCGATGGCCGCCGCCTCCGCGCTCTCGGAGAGGACCGCGACGCCACCGATGAAGAGGCCCTGCCCGGCCAGTCCGGTGGACAGGGCGAGCTGGGTGAGGAACACGTTGTCCCCCAGACGGCGCAGGAAGACGGCACCTCCGGTGAGCAGCAGGCCCAGGATGATGGCGCCCACCTCCTCGCCGATCACCACTCCCAGGGAGAGGAACGCCATCAGGAACAGGGAGGAGAACCAGGCTCCGAATCCGATGAGGACGCGCACGAACCAGGGCATGGCCGCGGTGGCCTGCCGGGAGGCTGCGAGCGCGGCGCGCGCCTGTTCCTGGAACTCGGCGGGCAGAACCTCCCGGAGCGAGGGTTTGAGCGCCATGGCTACACCTCCTCCGAGCCACGCGCCTCGGCGCGCAGCCACCAGACCGAGAGTCCCACCTCGCCGATGATGACCAGGGCCATCACGAAGAAGACGTCCGGCTCGAAGCGGTTCTCATTGAACAGGGCGCGGCCAATCAAGGTGGTGACCAGCGTCATCGCGCTCATCGCGTCCAGGGTGAGAAGGAAGAGCTCGGAGCGGACGAAGCGGTGGAAGAGATACGCCGCGACCATCACTCCCAGGAGCAGGCCGAACGCCACGCGGCTCGCGGTGTCCGCCTCGCGAGGCTCCGCCACCATGTAGGTCGCCAGCGCGAGCAGCGGTGCCAGTGTCATCATCGCGAGCACCCGGGGCAGCCACCGGCCCTGAAGCCAGGGAATGCCACGCCCCGCGAGGAGCTCGTGCGCGGCCCAGGCCCCGCCGTTCACCAGCCCGAGCACCAGGAGCAGCGTGGAACCCTCTCCGAGGGCGACCTGCTCCCAATAAAGGCAGATACCCGTGTCCACGAGGAGCAGCAGCAACAGCCACAAGGGGCCAAAGCGCGCGAGCGCCACCCAGGGCAGGACGAGCAGGCTCCACCCGATGAACAGCTCATAGGGATCGGCGCCCGTCTGGTACGCCTGCCCGTAGACGGCGAGTAGCGGGCCCACGAGCACCGCCGCGAAGAGGAGGGCGAACTGTCCAGCGAGCCCCTCACCCAGACGCCAGGCCGCGAGGGACGCCGCGAGGATGGCCGCCAGCAGCAGCCCCATCTTCCCGAAGCGGTGGAGGGCCGCCCAGTTGTAGGCGAAGAAGTAGATGACGCCGGAGAGCACGAGCAACGAGCCGAAGCCGAGCAGCACGGCGGACAGGAAGCGCCGCCAGGCGGGCCGCGCTGGAGAGGCCACGGCGAGCCGCAGGGCCTGCTCCATGCCCGAGGGCGTCAGGACACCGGCATCGGCGAGCGCGCGGATGCGTTCGGGCGTGGCGGCGAAATCAAGCGGATCAAGGGACACGGCGGTGGAGGCTAGCGCCCCGACCCCTGTCCCGGCCAGACTCCCTGTTGTGAGCACTCCCTCCGCGAAGAGCGTCCAGGACGAGCTGGCACGAGCGGCCGATCCCGAGAAGGCCGCCTTCTTTCCGAAGTTCTTCAAGACGGGCCCGGGGGGATACGCCGAAGGGGACGTGTTCCTGGGCGTGACCGTCCCGGAGCAGCGGCGGATCGCCCGGCGCCACAAGAACCTCCCCCTGGAGCAGGTGCGTGAGCTGTTACGGAGCAAGCTGCACGAGCACCGGTTCACCGGCTTCGTCATCCTCGTGGAGCAGTTCGAGCGGGCGGACGAGGCCGGACGCGAACGCCTCTTCACCTTCTGCCGGGAGCACCTGGCGGGGATGAACAACTGGGACCTGGTGGACACGGTGGCGCCGCGACTGATCGGCGCATACCTGCTCGAGCATCCCGAGCACGTGCCGCAGCTCTACGACTTCGCACGCTCGCCAGTGCTGTGGGAGCGGCGCATCGCCATCATGGCGACCTTCGCCTTCATCCGGGCGGGAGACTTCACACACACGTTGAAGCTGGCGGAACTCCTGCTCCACGACGAGCACGATCTCATCCACAAGGCGGTGGGGTGGATGCTGCGCGAGGTAGGGAACAGGAACATGGCGACCGAGGAAACCTTCCTCGACCGCCATGCCGGAGAGATGCCGAGGACCATGTTGCGCTACGCCATCGAGAAGTTCCCGCCAGCCAGACGCAAACATTACATGACCCTCTCTCCCTCTCCCTCTGGGAGAGGGTCGGGGTGAGGGTATGCATTCCCGTGCTCCCACCCGTGACTCAGAACCGTGAGCGCCGGAACTCGAGCAACCACGCCTCCAACTCTTCGGCGCCCACGGGCTCCTCGGGGAGCACGGAGTGCTCGCAGGCCGAGTCAAGCCGCTCGAAGGCGCGTCCCACCTGTCCGCGCCAGTGCTCGGAGAGGGATTCGGGCAACTCACTGCGCTCGCCACGCCGCTTCCACTCGACGAGCTCGCGCGCCTCCCGGAAGCCATAGCGGTCCATCAGCGCGGTGAGGTCCGTCTCCACTTCGCCGGTGAGCAGCGCGTGAGTACCGGTGAGCGCCGTGCGCAGCACGTACAGGAGCTTCTTGGTGGAACGGAAGTCCGTCTTCTCCCACTCGCGCAACTGACTGTGGGCGAAGCCGCGGTAATGCCTGTGCAGACGCCGCGACAGCACCCGGCGCACGAGCGGACGCAGGGACTCCAGCTCGGCCGAGCCGCGCAGGGTATGCGCTCCGAGCAGCCGCTCCACGTAGTTGCCGTTGCCCTGGAGGACGCCGAACAGCACGGGGCCGACCTCGTTGGACGAGTAATCCACCTCGACGCCGTCCACGACCTCCAGCCGCTCGGCGGTGGCGGAGCCGCGCTGCTCCAGCCGGAGCAAATGCGCGGTGGGGGTGACGTGGACGCACTTGAGGTCCAGGTCGCTGTCGGGTGAGGGGAAGCCGTACGCGTGGGCGCCCGAGAGGGACACGACGAGGTGCTCGCGCCGCGAGGACTCCTCGTCGAGCGCGCGGTCGGCCACGCGCCGCTGGTGTTCCGTCATCAGATGGTCCGTCATGACTCTTCTTCCTTCCATTCGACGGCCGGAGGCGCGGGGGCATCACGGCCGAGCGGCCCGGGCTCCTTCAGCACCCAGCGCCGCGCGAGTTCCTCGCCCACGCGCCGCAGCAGCCGGTCCGCGCGCCCGTAGTCCGGGAGCTGCGGCAACTTGCTGGTGCGGTGGGCCTCTTCCAGTTCCGGTGCGAGGGCCTCGGCGTCCCGCAGCACCTCCTCCAGCGGGACGCGTCCGGCCTTGATGTCCAACATGCGCGCCTTGTAGGTGCCGGTGACTTCGAAGGTGGGCACCCCGTCCCGCAGCCACCCGGTGGCGAGCACCACCAGGCGCAGCAGGTTGTAGGCGTTCTTCGGCCGCAGCTCGCGAGCGCTGGGAGGCCGCTGACCGCCGCCACGCGCATAGCGGGTGAGGGCGGCGAAGTCGTTGGCCTCGATGAGGCCCTGGTCCCACAGCGAGCGGTAGAGCTGCTTGAGGTACGTCTTGGCCGCGAGCAGCGCGTCCTCGGGCGTGGGCGCGGAGCGCGGGGAGATGGCCGCGAGCCGCCGGGCCACCTCGTCCAGACTCGGAGTGGGCTCCTCGCACAGCCACTCGAGCACCAGGTCCCGGTGCTCGGCGAGCCGCTGGCTGCGCGTGAGCTTGTCGAGCTGGCTCATGGCGTATCGGCCGAAGCTGCCGAAGATGGCCCTGGACACGAAGGCCTCGCGCTCGGCGAGCAACCACTCTCCCAGCTCGTCCGAGGCGCGGGCGCTGGGGACGAAGAGCATCTCCAGGGTGTTGGGGTCGGCCCGGAGGGCCTGTTCCACCGCCTTGGAGATCTCCCAGAAGGTATGGCTGCCATCGGCGCTGACGAGGTCGCGAGCCTTGTCGGCGAGGCCGAAGTGCCAGGGCAGGGGGAGGCCGAAGACGCCGCGCATGTCGACGTCGGAGGCCTCGTTGGCGAGGCCCCAGGCCTGCGAGCCCACCACGGTCTCCAGCACCACGCAGGGGCGCAGGGCGTCCCAGGTGGCGGCTCGCCGGAGCGCGAACTGGAGCTGGCCCGGCTTGCGAGGCACGAGCTCGTCACGGGCGTACCAGAGCTCGCCCACGCCGACGATCTGGACGTCGAAGCCACCGCCACGGGCGCGGACGACGCGGCCCACCACGCCCTGGGGGATGCGCCGGTCGCCGGCCACGCGCTCCACGCGCGTCGTCACCTCGGTGCCGTGGGGCAGGGGAACGGACAGCCGGTCCACCTGCTCGTAGCCACGGGGACGGGCCGTTGCTTCCGTCGGGTCCTGCTCGGGAGTCCTGTGTCCGCGGGCCATGAGTGCCTCCGGGTGGGGAGTACGAGGTGCTCATGGACGTTATGGACGCGGACTCCTGACGGCCATCGGGTGGACACCTGCCTGTCTTCCGCGCGTCAACGAAATGTCACACGTGCCGCTGTAACGTGCGGCCGCCATTCCTTCTGAGGGAAGGTGAAAGCCTTTTTCTCGGGAGGAGATCGGATGACGCAGGGCCTTCAGTCCATGGATGCGGGTGCCTTCTGTGCGCGGCATGGTGGGCAGCCGGCGAGCGCCACGTGTGTGCGTTGTGGCAACTTCATGTGTGGCGAGTGCGGCGCTGGAGGCCGCGAGGACCGTTGTCCGACATGCCGGGAGCGAGTGGCGGACCCCGCTCCGTTTCCGCTCTCGCGGACGGACTGGCGCTTCGGTGCGCTCTGGACTCTCTGCTGGGATGTGTTCCGGCGCGAGTGGCTTCTGCTGAGTCTTGGGATGTTGCTGCTCGCCGCTGTCGGTCCCGTGTTCAGTCTGGGGGTGAGCCTCGTCAGCGGAGCCCTGGGGGGCGCGGCGGGAGAGGAGGGAATGGCGGTGGCTGTGGTGCTGGTGCTGCTCGCCACTCCCTTCATCCTGGTCATCCAGGGCGTGATGCAACTGGGTGTGCACCGGGTGTCCTGGGCGGTGTTGCGAGGCGGCACGGCTACCTTTCCTGACTTCCTGGGGCAGTGGAGGAAGACACTCTCCTATGTCGTGCTGGGCATGCTGGGCTCTCTGGTGGCGCTCGCGACCGTGCTCTACGCTGGCTTCATGAACATGCTCATTCCCATGTTCATGGGCCTCGCCGTGAGCCTCGAACGGGCGGGGCTGAGTTGGTTGGGCATGCTCCTGGGGGGCGGTCTGAGCTTGGTGGTCATCCTGTTGTCGGGCTACGCACTGTTCCGGATGAGCTTCCTGCTGAGTGTGGCGATGATGGAACTGGCATGCAATGACACGGCGGGTCCACTGGTCGCGTTCCGGATTGCCAGGGTCATCACCCGGGGACAGCTCCGTTGGTTCCTGCTCGTCTGCCTCATCTCCGCTCCACTGCTCCTTCTGGGAGTCCTGATGTTGGGTATCGGCGTGTTTCCCGCCCTCGCCCTGGTTCACCTGCTGCTGGTCGGCCTCTACCTGACGCTCCGCAACGGTGTGGATCTTGGAGCCCGCGAGAAATCCGCCGACGCGCTCGGGGAGAATGCGTCTGGCTCGGAGGCGTGACAGTACGTCAGGGTCCTAGCCCGGGGCCTCGAGCATCTGATGGATCGCCGGACAGATCCCAGTACCCCGGCCGAGAGAACGCGGTATGAGACCACCCCGGAAGCGCTCAAGGCTTTCATCGGGAAGTTCGACTGCATCGTCTATTGACGCATCGTCCTGGGACGCGTGGACGAGGTGCTAATCATTGCAGCCGAGGGTCACCGGGCTGCTGAGGTCCTGGTCTTCGCCTTGGCCGTGGTCTTCGTCTTGGGGGTGGTTTTGGCCTTGGCCGTAGTCTTCGCCTTGACCTTGGGCTGCGCCTTCTGGTCGCTGGCCGTCTTCAGCCAGCGCACGACCTCGGCGTCCACGTCCTTCTTCGCCGTGAGGACCACCTTGTGGGTGACGCGGTCGTTGCCGAGGTTCCGCGCCTTCTCCAGCCGACCCTCCGGCTCGATGCCCGGCAGCATGAGACCCAGGTCGATCCGCTCCCGGGCCACCTTCACCACGCCGAACTGCGTCCCCCGCTTGAGGGTGATGTACGTCTTGCAGGGATGGACCGAGATCTCCTTGCTGGCCTTCCGGGCGGCCTTGATCAGCGCGTCGTACACCGGGCGCAACGTCGCCTTCCCGCCCGCGAAGTTGCCCTCCAGCAGGGCGTCCGGGTCCTCATGTTCCACCATGTAGCCCCCGTGCACCTGGTGGGCGACCAGCGTCGCTGTCACCGTCCCCAGTCCGTGCTCGCCCTTCAGCCAGGCCACCAGCCCCTTCACCTCCCCGGGCCCCTTCCGGGCCAGGGTTACCCACTGCTCGAAGGTGCGGCCCGTCTTCGCGGGAAGGTTGGCTTTCATCGCCTCGATGTGGTTTTGGATGCTCCGGCCGGGCATTTCCAGGTCTCTCCAGGGGGGGTGGGCCCCCTAAATTACTGGAATGTCCGGCGAAATGGGCTGTTGAGCGGCGTACCTACATCACCCTAGGCTGCCCGCCTCCTCAGGGTCGAGACGGCACATATGAACACGGACATCCGAGCACTCACCGAGCGCGTCCAGCAGGAGAGCAGCTTCGTCGAGCTCCTCAACCAGGAGGTCGGCAAGGTCATCGTCGGCCAGCGCTACATGCTGGAGCGCATCCTCATCGGCCTCTTGTGCAACGGCCACGTCCTCCTCGAGGGCGTACCGGGCCTGGCCAAGACGCTCACGGTGCGCACCATCGCCGACAGCATCAGCGCGACCTTCACGCGCATCCAGTTCACCCCGGACCTGCTTCCCGCGGACGTGGTGGGCACGATGATCTACAACCAGCAGACGGCGAGCTTCACGGTCCGCAAGGGTCCCGTCTTCGCCAACGTGCTGCTGGCGGACGAAATCAACCGCGCCCCCGCCAAGGTGCAGTCGGCGCTGCTCGAGGCCATGGCCGAGCGCCAGGTCACCATCGGCGACCAGTCCTTCCCGCTGCCCTCGCCCTTCCTGGTGCTGGCCACCCAGAACCCCATCGAGCAGGAGGGCACCTACCCGCTGCCCGAGGCGCAGGTGGACCGCTTCATGCTCAAGGTGCGGGTGGGCTACCCCACGCGCGAGGAAGAGAAGGTCATCATGGACCGCATGAGCGGCGGGAAGCCCCCGCAGGCCCAGAAGGTCATCGACCTGCAGCACCTCGTGCGCGCCCGCGAGCTCGTCACGCAGATCTACATGGACGAGAAGGTGAAGGACTACATCCTCAACGTGGTCTTCGCCACGCGCGAGCCGGGGCGCTACGGCCTCAAGGATCAGGCGGACTACATCCAGTTCGGGGCGAGCCCGCGCGCCACCATCGC contains:
- a CDS encoding DUF2157 domain-containing protein: MSLDPLDFAATPERIRALADAGVLTPSGMEQALRLAVASPARPAWRRFLSAVLLGFGSLLVLSGVIYFFAYNWAALHRFGKMGLLLAAILAASLAAWRLGEGLAGQFALLFAAVLVGPLLAVYGQAYQTGADPYELFIGWSLLVLPWVALARFGPLWLLLLLLVDTGICLYWEQVALGEGSTLLLVLGLVNGGAWAAHELLAGRGIPWLQGRWLPRVLAMMTLAPLLALATYMVAEPREADTASRVAFGLLLGVMVAAYLFHRFVRSELFLLTLDAMSAMTLVTTLIGRALFNENRFEPDVFFVMALVIIGEVGLSVWWLRAEARGSEEV
- a CDS encoding DNA alkylation repair protein — translated: MSTPSAKSVQDELARAADPEKAAFFPKFFKTGPGGYAEGDVFLGVTVPEQRRIARRHKNLPLEQVRELLRSKLHEHRFTGFVILVEQFERADEAGRERLFTFCREHLAGMNNWDLVDTVAPRLIGAYLLEHPEHVPQLYDFARSPVLWERRIAIMATFAFIRAGDFTHTLKLAELLLHDEHDLIHKAVGWMLREVGNRNMATEETFLDRHAGEMPRTMLRYAIEKFPPARRKHYMTLSPSPSGRGSG
- a CDS encoding nucleotidyltransferase domain-containing protein, with translation MTDHLMTEHQRRVADRALDEESSRREHLVVSLSGAHAYGFPSPDSDLDLKCVHVTPTAHLLRLEQRGSATAERLEVVDGVEVDYSSNEVGPVLFGVLQGNGNYVERLLGAHTLRGSAELESLRPLVRRVLSRRLHRHYRGFAHSQLREWEKTDFRSTKKLLYVLRTALTGTHALLTGEVETDLTALMDRYGFREARELVEWKRRGERSELPESLSEHWRGQVGRAFERLDSACEHSVLPEEPVGAEELEAWLLEFRRSRF
- a CDS encoding DNA polymerase beta superfamily protein, which encodes MARGHRTPEQDPTEATARPRGYEQVDRLSVPLPHGTEVTTRVERVAGDRRIPQGVVGRVVRARGGGFDVQIVGVGELWYARDELVPRKPGQLQFALRRAATWDALRPCVVLETVVGSQAWGLANEASDVDMRGVFGLPLPWHFGLADKARDLVSADGSHTFWEISKAVEQALRADPNTLEMLFVPSARASDELGEWLLAEREAFVSRAIFGSFGRYAMSQLDKLTRSQRLAEHRDLVLEWLCEEPTPSLDEVARRLAAISPRSAPTPEDALLAAKTYLKQLYRSLWDQGLIEANDFAALTRYARGGGQRPPSARELRPKNAYNLLRLVVLATGWLRDGVPTFEVTGTYKARMLDIKAGRVPLEEVLRDAEALAPELEEAHRTSKLPQLPDYGRADRLLRRVGEELARRWVLKEPGPLGRDAPAPPAVEWKEEES
- a CDS encoding B-box zinc finger protein, with product MTQGLQSMDAGAFCARHGGQPASATCVRCGNFMCGECGAGGREDRCPTCRERVADPAPFPLSRTDWRFGALWTLCWDVFRREWLLLSLGMLLLAAVGPVFSLGVSLVSGALGGAAGEEGMAVAVVLVLLATPFILVIQGVMQLGVHRVSWAVLRGGTATFPDFLGQWRKTLSYVVLGMLGSLVALATVLYAGFMNMLIPMFMGLAVSLERAGLSWLGMLLGGGLSLVVILLSGYALFRMSFLLSVAMMELACNDTAGPLVAFRIARVITRGQLRWFLLVCLISAPLLLLGVLMLGIGVFPALALVHLLLVGLYLTLRNGVDLGAREKSADALGENASGSEA
- a CDS encoding DUF5655 domain-containing protein — translated: MKANLPAKTGRTFEQWVTLARKGPGEVKGLVAWLKGEHGLGTVTATLVAHQVHGGYMVEHEDPDALLEGNFAGGKATLRPVYDALIKAARKASKEISVHPCKTYITLKRGTQFGVVKVARERIDLGLMLPGIEPEGRLEKARNLGNDRVTHKVVLTAKKDVDAEVVRWLKTASDQKAQPKVKAKTTAKAKTTPKTKTTAKAKTRTSAAR